The genomic DNA GTGCGCGCCTCGGCGTAGGTGGAGAACCAGCGGTTGAGCCAGGCGCTCCCCTGCCGGGCGAAGAAGGCCTCCGGCGAGAATCGGGGCGGAGTGGACTCGCGCGCGTCCTTCAACTCCTTCCAGGACGCGTGTCCCTGCTCACGCGCGATGACCTCCAGGGCGTGTTTGAGGCGCACCTGCTCCTTGTTCGCGAGCAGTGTGTCGGGGGCCCGCGTGGCGAAGACGGGCAGGGCGCACAGCCGCTCGGCGGCCCGTGCCGCGCGACTCGCGTCGTCGGACAGCAGGCTCTTGAGCAGGAGCGATGCGCGAACCTTGCACTCGCTCAGGGGCAGCGGGGTGGGGCGGACGTCGGTTCTCATGACAGGTCCCTCGGGAGCGGCCCTCACCCGATTGGAGGCCCTGGAAGGAACACTGGAGAACTCGAACCGCGGGGCACTGCGAGGGTGACGTCGTCTTTTTCGGGTCCGGGCGCCCCTCGGCACCCGGCCTCAACGAATAATGAAAGCGTCCGGCACGCGCAAGCGCTTTTCCAGGACCCGTTCGCCGCCCTTAGCGGGCCGTCGCGGCGCGCCGGGCGCGCTTCTTCGCGGGGCTGGCGCGCGTCTTGGTCCGGCCCGTCGCCCGGCCGAGGGTCTTCATCGCCCGGCGTCCCCCAGAGCGCGCCGCGTCGCGTCCCGCGTCGAGGATCTTCGCGAGCACGCCCGCCACGAGGTTGCCAGGAGGCGAATCGGGCGACTTGGGATGCGGGTGCGTGGGCACCGTCTTCTTGGCCTGCTCCAGGGCCTCGCCCAGCGCCTCCAGCTCCGCCTTGCCCATCAGCTTCTCGAGCTTGGGGAAGAGGTCCCCCTCCTCCTCCTTCACGTGGTGGCGGATGTTCTCGATGAGCACGGTGACCTTCGCGTCGAAGCGCTCGTCCTCGGCGGACATGCCCTCGAGCTCCTTGAGCGTCCACTTCACCACGTGGTGCTCCTCGAGCGCCTCGAGCACGTCCTTCTTCAGCCCCTCGTCCCGGGCGCGCGCCACGGGGTAGAGCAGCTCCTCCTCGATGGCCGCGTGGATCGACAGCTCCTTCACGATCCACCGGACGATTTCCTTCTTCTCCTTGTAGGCCTTCTCGCCGGCCTTCTCGAATTGCTTGAAGAGAGCCTCCACGATCCGGTGGTCGTGCTTGAGCAGTCTGAGTGCGTTCATGGGCGGACACGATTGGGACAGGGGTCCAGGATCGGGAGTCTCCCTCCACTCGCTTGCCCGCTGGACTGTTCATCCGCGCACACCGCCGCGCCGGAGTGTTGGCCTCCGGGCGGTGCGGCGCTTCCCCGCTACGGCGACGGCGGCGGCTTCACCGCCAGGTACACCGTGCTCCACAATTGGATGGCGTTGGACTCGTCCACGAAGCGGTTCTCGGCGGTGGCCGCGGCGGCGAAGGAGTCGTAGACGGCCCGGCCTCCCTCGGCCTTCCAGCTCCACAGCTCCCCCGTGCTCTGCTGGGCGTTCTCTTGGATGACCCGCCACAAGGCCATCTGGGCCGAGCGGAGCGCGGCGCGGGTGGGCTCATCCAGGTCCGTGCGCTTCAACTGCCGCTCGAGTCCGGCCGCGAGCATGGCCTGTTGCCAGGACCAGACGACCGCGCCGTGGTAGTCGCCCCGGGTGAACCGGGCCTGCTCCTCCGGGGTGGCGAACACCGCGTTGGCGACGACGATGCCCGCGTCCGTGCGCAGGCCCGCGGGGAAGGGCCGCAGCAGGCGCATCGCCGCCTGCTGGAGGAAGGCCGCCGAGGGCGTGTTGAAGAGCATCACGAACCCGTCATCCGAGTTCATGATGGGCACCGGAGTCCCATCGCTTCTCAGGGCGACGCCGCTCAGCGTCACCTCCGAGGGTCCGAGCGCTTCGAGCGCCGGTTGGGGATCCAACCCCAGGCTCCGGGCATAGGCTTCGACCCGGCCCCTCGCGTCCTCCAGGGGGATGCGCACCTCGAAGAGCGGAGGCGCCTGGGTCTCCCACACCTGGGCCATGGCCTCGAGCGGGGTGACGCGGGTGGGCTCGGCGCCGAGCAGGCCGGAGGCATAGAGCCGGGCCGCGCCTCGCAGGGCCGCGGGCACGAGCGACACGTTCACATCATAGGGGTAGATGCCCCGGCCCAGCCCCTCGCCCGAGTCGCGCCAGTTGCCCACGGTCTCGTGCTGGATGGCGATCAGGTGGGTCGCGGTGGGCGTGGTGACGAACGGCGTGGCGAGCGCGACGACGTGCTCGATGTTGCGCCGCAGGACGTCCTGGTAGCGCTCCCCCGAGGGCGTGGTGCGAGCGAGGAACGCGGCCATCCGGGACTGGCCCTCGGGCGTGGCGTGGTAGTCGGCGAGCACCGCGGGCAGCAGGAAGTCCCCGTCGATCATCTTGTAGTCGAGCCACGGCGAGAACATGTCCTGGGGCGGAGGCGGAGGCGGCTCCTTCCGCTGGACCCGGGTGTACCAGGCGTAGTCGCCGAGCGCTTCCTCGTGGGCCACCACGCCCTCGGCGTTGACGCGGTCCAGGACGCCGCCGAGCCCCGCCTCCATCACGGTGGGCTGGAGCACGGGCATGAGCATGCGCAGGGAGAGCAGGGTGTCGCGGCCGAAGTAGGTGAGGAAGCGCCAGGAGCCCGCGAGCAGCTTTTCCTTGTAGGCGAGGAACGCGAGCGCGTTGAGCGCCCGCGCGTTGTTCGCGGCCTCCGCGGTGACCAGCTCGCCGATGGGAATGGGCGTGAGCGGCGTGTAGTCGGTCAGCGCCGTGGTGCGCAGCCGGATGCGCCCCTCCTTGCCCCCATGGAAGACGATCGTGCTGCCCTCCACGCCGCCCGTCGTTCCCTCCAGCATCTCGATGCGCAACTGGACGTGGTGTTCGCCATCCAGACAGTTGAGGTCCATCCACAACGAGGTGCCCACCGTGCGCAGGGTGTGGTCGAACTCCGGCGCGAGGGTGGCGCCGTAGAAGTAGTCGCGCACGGTGCGCACGTTGCCCAGCACGGCCTTCTTGATGCGCAGCAGCGAGGCGTCGCTGTGAATCTCCGCGGTGACGCCCCTCATGCCGTTGTCGAACTCGACGGGCTGGAGACCGCCCTCGACGCTCAGCGTGGCTGGCCGCGCGGGCGGGTAGAACCAGATGCCGATGCCGGTGTTCTCCGCCGGGAATCCCCATACCACGCGGGGCGCTTCTCCGGACGTGGTGAGCAGATGCGTCGCCACCGGGCCCCGCCGCAGGAAGTAATCATGGACGTTGGCTTCCGTGCTCTCGAAGCGCAGCGTCTCGCCCGTCGACGCGGGCGGAGGGGTCGTGCCCCGGCATGACCACAGCAGGACGGCGGTCAGCAACGCGGAGAGGAACAGCGGGGGTCCAGTTCGTCTCATCGGGAGGCTCCTTGTCGGGTGGGGCCACGGTTCTTGGCCCATCCGCGAATTCAGGGGCAAGGCCGTTCGTCTCGCGCGGGTGTCGAGGTATACGCGACACTCGCGCCGAGCCCCCGAGGTCCCCCGATGAAGCGCCGCACCTTCCGAGTCGAGACCGCCCAGGTGGGCCTCCCCCTGGGCGAGGTCCTGGGGGCGGAGCTGGGCCTGCCTCGCGAGGAGGTGGAGCGGCTGGTGGCCGTGGGGGCGGTGTACGTGGGAGGGCGCCGGAGTCGGGACGCGAGCGCGCGTCTGGGCGCCCAGCAGGTGGTGACGGTGGTGTTGGAGGAGGGCGGGGTGAGTCCGCTCGCGGCGGCGCCCGCCTCCGCTCCGGAGTGGCGCGTCCTGTTCGAGGACGAGTCGGTGATCGCGGTGGACAAGCCCGCGGGGATGACGGCGCAGCCCACGGAGGGTCGGGTGGGGGACAGTCTCGTGGACCGGGTGGGCGCCTACTTGAAGCGGCCCGCGGGCCTGGTGCACCGGTTGGATCGCGAGACGTCCGGGGTGACGGTGTTCGGCAAGTCGTCCGAGGCGACGTCCGCGCTCGCCGGGGAGTTCCGCGAGGGACGGGCCCGCAAGCGCTACCTGGCGGCGGTGGGGCCGGTGGCATTGCCCTCCCAGGGCACCATCGACCTGCCCCTGTCGAAGGATCCCTCGCGTCCGGGACGCTGGCGGGCCTCGCGCGCGGCCAACGGCATCCCCGCGCTCACCGTGTACCGCGTGTTGCATGCCGGCGCGGATTTCCACCTGGTGGAATTGTTGCCCCAGACAGGACGCACCCATCAGCTGCGCGCACACCTGACGGCCCTGGGCGCGCCCATTCTCGGGGACTCGCGCTATGGAGGAGCGGCCAGGGCGGGGGGCCTCGCCGCGCCCCGGTGTCTCCTGCATGCCCAGGCCTTGGAGCTGGCGCATCCCCGCACCGGGGCGTCCGTGCGCTTCGAGGCGCCCGTCCCGGAGGACCTGGCCCGCTTCTTCTCCACGGCGGGTCTCGTCGCACCCTCCGGACCCATTCTTTTGCCTTCTGGGCAGCCCGGGCGGGAGTAGACCCCCCCCGGTCCGGAGCGTGTAGACTGGGCCCCCCATGGGTGGCGTGAGAGACGGCAAGGATCCCAATTCACCGGAGAAGGCCGAGACCCGGCAGCGCGTGTCCGCTGGCCCGCCCCGGCTGCGCACGATCGAGGCGCCCGACTTCGTGGAGGGGCACCGCAGGCAAGCCGCCCGGCTGCTGCGCGAGGGGCACGCGGCCCGGGCCTTTGGCGAGCTGGTGCGCGCCAGCCGCTCGGTGCCCATGACGGTCCGCCTGGCGTCGGTGCTCGTCGCCTTCTCCCTGCGCGCGGGGACCGAGGCCGCCGCCATCGCGCTCCTGACGTCCTCGCTGGGCCACACCCGGGGCAACACCCGCCGCGCCGTGCGCCTCCAGCTCGTGCGCGTCCTGCGCCGGGTGGATCAGAAACCGCGCGCCCTCGAGATGCTCCAGGCCCTCATCGAGGAGTCCCCGGGAGATCGCCACGCCCTCCGGCTGATGGAACTGCTCTCCGGGAGCGCCGCCCCTCGTCCCCGTCCTCATCGGCCGTCGGGGCTCGTGCCGTTGCCCACGCGTTCGGAGTCGCCCTCCGCGCCGCCCCGGCCCTGGGAGGAGGAAAGCACCGCGGGCTCCGCCACGCCCCTGGACGCGCGGTTCTCTCCCCGCGCGCCCACCGAGGAGGAGCACACGGTGGAGTCCCTGGCTCCTCCGCCCAAGCGCTTCTCTCCGTCCGAGGAGTCGTACACGGCCGAACTCGTCGCCCCACTGCCCGAGCCATTCGAGCCCTCCGTGCCTCCCACCGTGGATCGGCACGGCACCGTCCTCGACATGCCCTCGCCCTGGTCCCAGGAGGAGATCACCTCGGAGGTTTCCGGGCTGCCCTTTGGGACTTCCGGGGCGCCTCCTTCCGCTCCTCGGGACGATTCCGCCGGGGCGGCCTTCAGCCACCGGCGCGAGAGCATCGAGGTGACGGACTTCCCCGGGGACGAGTCCGCTCCCCCTCCGTCCGCGCGCTCCGGGCCGCCCGTGCCCTGGGGCGGCGACGATGAGACGGGGCCGTCGGTGTCGCGCACGCCCCGGCGCGAGAATCCGGACGATGCACGGGGGGAGGCCCAGCTCATCGCGCGCCAGGCGTGGCGCGAACTGGCGGGTTTCTACCTGGCGTGGGCGGAGCGGACGGAAGACCTGACGGTCCGTGCCGAGGTGCTCACGCGGCTCGCCGAGCTCCTGGAGAACGAGCTCAACGACGAGGCGGAAGCGGCCCGCGTCTATGGCCAGATCGTGGCGCTCACCGGGGACAAGGCCGCGCTCGCCGAGCAGGTCCGGCTCCTGTCCCAGCGCAACCAGGGGGAC from Melittangium boletus DSM 14713 includes the following:
- a CDS encoding hemerythrin domain-containing protein, whose product is MNALRLLKHDHRIVEALFKQFEKAGEKAYKEKKEIVRWIVKELSIHAAIEEELLYPVARARDEGLKKDVLEALEEHHVVKWTLKELEGMSAEDERFDAKVTVLIENIRHHVKEEEGDLFPKLEKLMGKAELEALGEALEQAKKTVPTHPHPKSPDSPPGNLVAGVLAKILDAGRDAARSGGRRAMKTLGRATGRTKTRASPAKKRARRAATAR
- a CDS encoding RluA family pseudouridine synthase, encoding MKRRTFRVETAQVGLPLGEVLGAELGLPREEVERLVAVGAVYVGGRRSRDASARLGAQQVVTVVLEEGGVSPLAAAPASAPEWRVLFEDESVIAVDKPAGMTAQPTEGRVGDSLVDRVGAYLKRPAGLVHRLDRETSGVTVFGKSSEATSALAGEFREGRARKRYLAAVGPVALPSQGTIDLPLSKDPSRPGRWRASRAANGIPALTVYRVLHAGADFHLVELLPQTGRTHQLRAHLTALGAPILGDSRYGGAARAGGLAAPRCLLHAQALELAHPRTGASVRFEAPVPEDLARFFSTAGLVAPSGPILLPSGQPGRE